The DNA sequence GAAGGAGTTCCTTGGCGTATCTCACTGGAACCTCTACAGTTTCAGTCTAAGCAATCAACGAaggtttttctttgtaaatgagaaacaaaaaataagtgTTGAACACAGTGGGGGTTCTGCTGCAGTTTCTAGAAATTTCTGTCCAAACAACAAACACCATCAGCTCATACCTGATTCAACGATTGTTAAATTGATTATCTGATAGTTAAACACATTGATAAATATACCTGTGTTCACTTCATCCTGATGACTCTCAGTCGTGTTCAGTTTTCTCTGGAGGTTCAACAGTTTAGAGGTTTGGTCTGAAgcatgaacaaaagaaaaaaaagctgcagtcaaacagtTTCTGTGCATCATTTCAGGTCATATTTCATCCAGTTACCTGTGGTTTCAGTCTGCAGCTGATGGATCTGATGCTGAGCAGAGTTTAATCtgacctgcagctgcttcactgaATCACTATGAACTGAAAACATCAGGGAAAACACATCTGATCATGATCATAATCTGAGAATTACATGttcatgtgtgtttatatgcagACAACACTCTGCTCTATATTCTTGTTTTATAAGATCTGAACACTGTTCAgttcctgctgctgcatctAAGCTAATAATCTGACCATCAGGTGTGTTTATGGGGATAATAATGTGTTGATGTACCTGAGTTGTTGGTCACCAGCTGCAGCATCAGACTTTCCGACAGATGTTCATCCTGAGACGACGAGCTGCTGACAGCTgagaaacaaaccagaaacTCTTCAGATCCTGTACTGGGaacatcatcaccatcattctGTTCACCTGTAGCTGGTCTAAATGAGCTGCTCAGAATTTAGTTCTGTTTCTGTATGAAGTCAGAGCTGCAGATTGATgacagaaaacttttttttttaactcaccGGCTGTTTGttcctgcagttcatccagTCGACGTTCGGCTTCGCTCAGTCTTTCAGTCAGAGCTGAAACATCCACTGAATCCACTAAAAGCAGGTTTAATAGAGGAGAATCAACCAAAACTAGCAAccagaatgaagaaaaaaaaaatactaacacacagatttaaatataaaaacaaagaaaaacagtttgaaaagaaagaacagacactaatttttcctgcttctttctttctcctttggTGTTATTTGTTGCATCGACACAGATTCACATTTATAGCAGcagtgaaaatgttgttttattggAGTGAAGAAGGAGTTTGAACACATCATAACTGTGAAAAAACACTTCCTGAGTGTCCTCTGatggatgcaaaacaaccacaaagagacacaaaacaaccacaaagacacaaaacaaccacatagagacacaaaacaaccacacagagacacaaaacaacaagaacgaGACGCAAAGCAACCACATATTCCTGCTGTAAATACAGATACAGGTGTGAGTCTCACCTGTGTTCAGTGTGTTCGTCTCGTCCAGTCGTCTCTCTGCCTCCTTCAGTCGATTCTCCACAGAAACCAGTCGATCTGATTGATCTGAACATAATAAAAACACGATGTTAAAACTGGACAGACGCTGACCATGTGACCTGTGTTTGTGTCatgtgactgtgtttgtgtcatgtGATCTACCTGCAGAGTTCCTCCTCAGATCCTCCAGTTGCAGCTGACTGGAGTTCAGTCTGGTGGTGACCTCAGACAGCTGATCTGCAAACATCACAGATCAAACTACTGATCGACTGATTAATAATCTGATGATAAGAAATGTCAAACATGAGCTTGTTGGTGCTTTAGCGTTTTTTCAAGTcactttgtggtcgttttgtgtatctttgtggtcgttttgtgtatctttgtggttgttttgtatctctttgtggttgttttgtgattcACCTCGTACTGAGCTGAGTTGTTGTCTGTCAGCTGCTGAGTTCAGTTTTTCCTGCAGTGAGTTCAGTCGACTCTGCAgagctgaaacaaacaaacaaacaaacatgctaATTCTGTGAAAAGCTCCATAATCAGATGTTTACATCCACTGATCTGACATTTTGTTTATCTGGTAATTACACATTTGaagaacaaaacactgaatctaAGCTCAGCTGATCACGCTGAGTATTGATTATTTATCACCGATCAGTTCTGTCACCTTCAGTGTTTGACTTCATCTCCTCCAGTCGGACGTTCGGTCGAGTCTCAGATACATCAGGTGAGATCACAGGTGAGCTGTCGGCCACAGGGAATTCTGGGAAACACAAACTGTTAATCAGTTAAAGATGTAATCAATCAGAAGtcagcaggagaaaaaaaagagacgaATCTGACCTGAGATCTGCCTCCGGAGCTGCTCCAGCAGAGTCTCAGTGTGACACAGTCGGACCGCCAGATCTGGAAGCAGACAAGTTTACAGTtattttcagaatattttagttcattttggacaatatttgagtcattctggatcattttccagtcattttggacattttataaaaaatgtttttacaatatttaaataattttggacaaattttgagtaattctagacaaatttcagtcattatggacaaattCCCAGTAATTTCAGAcgtatttttgtgtcattttggacctgACCTGAGTTCTTCCTCCTCAGCTGCTCCACTGTACTTTCAGTTGCCCTCAGTCTGGTCTGAAGGAACGGAAGTTCAGCAGccagagctgcaggaaaacagcaGTTTATGAACTCTTAAGTAACTCAGAATTGgtcaaatgtgtgtgtttttttaaaagatttattctAAAGTTAACTTTCCTTTTCAACTTGCTgcaggttttggagttcagagggttaaaggttTCTATGTTTAAGAATCAATGACGACAGTCATTTAAACCCACCTGAACTCTTCTTCTTCAGCTCGTCCATCGATGTCTCGCTGCTGTTCAGTCTAGAATGAAGCTCCAACAGTTCAGATTTTGCTGCTCGAGCTGAAAAACATCAGAACCACCGACGTCCAGAACTGGTTTTATTCAGCAAAATTTGGAGAAgataacataaaaaacaaccaaaacagaaaCCTTAAAACTGTGCTGAAGAATATTTAATATTAGCCTAACTGCATTTTTATGAGTAATTAACTTATAAACTTGTGTTTATTCTGCCAGTTATTGGGAATCAACAAAACTTTTATAGAAGAGGAAAATCTGATTCCTGTAGCtaaattttatttgttgcttgAATAGAATTTTTACTAGAAGTCGTCTAAACTGAAAAAGTTTTGGTTTGttagtaattaaaaaaactttGATTTAAGAGGAAAATCTAATTCCTGTAACTGAacgtagtttgttggttgaacagaATCTTTACTAGAAATGATCTGAACTCTAAAAGTTTGGTTccaactttgtttttttaagtccAAACATGATTTTTAGAGTTCAGGTATATATATTGTTTACAGATAACAGGCTGCAGAGTTTGTTTACTTCAGTTATTATGATGGTAGAAGATGTTATAGTCTCCTGACCTCCACTCTGCTCCTCCGCcttcctcctcagctcctccagGCTTCTTCTCAGCTCCTCCGACCTCCTTTGGTCCTCCATCTTCCTCTggtcctcctccttcctcctcatctcctccagctccttcttcagctcctccaggtttctcctctGCTCGTCGGCCTCCAGCTCTCCGTCCCTCAGCCGGCTCTCTACGCTCCTCATGGCCTGACGCCGGCCAACCTCCTCGGTCCTGAGGCTCAGCACCAGGTCCCTCAGACCCCTCAGCTCATCCCAGAGGACCGGTAGCTTCGGGGGGACGGTGGACTCGGACTGGACCTGGACGGAGCAGAAGAACAGGACCAGCAGAAACCTCATCCtgaaaccaaaacctgcagctgaATGAGTCCAGCAGATTAAAGTCTGTAATCCTGCAGCAGCACGAGTCCAAGCAGACCCTCCCTTCAAACTCAGCACAGCGAACTTTAAAACCACACAGACTGGGACTGAAACCAACCTGGAATAACCTGCAACTCCAAACAGAAACAGTAGATAAACTAATCTGTTGCGGAAAACAGTTCTGAGATTGTATTCGGTTTCCTCCTGTGTTAAAATAATCTGATAAAGAAGCACAAAACCTACCAGCATGTTTTAAAGTCTTGCTATCTTTAACACACATCAGCAAAATGTCACCTTCAACCAACCAGAAACTGGATTAATCAgacctgagctgctgtttccagcCTGAAAACCAACCTGAAATAACCTGAAACTCCAAACAGAactagtaaataaaataatttaatagaaaaaaatgatgatgaaacTGAAACTGTGCTCCTGGTAAACGTGTCAGCATTTATTAACAACTGTTTTCAGATCATATTTGGTTCCTTCCTGTGTGTTTCTTCGATTCAAACCAGATGAtcacataaagaataccaactTATTGGGTTTATCTTTTTGAACCCTTAAACCAGCTGGTTTGGGAGGTAtcttagctttaaaaaaaaagcttcagctACTTGTATCTCAACCTTTTGGTATCTATCCAGAGGTCTTGACCATCGCTGACAGTTGGAACGAAGATCAGCTGGTTTATTGGGAGCTTCGTCCCTCTGCATCATTCTGTCCGTCTAAAGTTGCATTTTCCATTCACTTAATTAAACTTTTTTGCTTGAGGCAGCAACTCAACAGAATCAACCATCTACTGGTTTCTGACAGAACCAGGTCCTTGGACTTGGAGATGTTGGTTCTCATTCTGACTTTCACAGTCAGAAGTCAATAGAGCCTCATCGTCTGCAAAAAGTAGAAATCCGACCCTAAAGTTCCCAAACCACACACAAGAGGCAACCCcagtgaaaacatatttaagtCTGGAAAATGCAGAGTTCTCACTTTGGTTCAACAAAGGACAGATGATACCAACAGAATCATGTTGTCTGCAAAAAGTAGAAATGCGAACCTAAAGTTCCCAAGAGGC is a window from the Amphiprion ocellaris isolate individual 3 ecotype Okinawa chromosome 20, ASM2253959v1, whole genome shotgun sequence genome containing:
- the LOC111571114 gene encoding putative leucine-rich repeat-containing protein DDB_G0290503 isoform X7 encodes the protein MLVGFVLLYQIILTQEETEYNLRTVFRNRLVYLLFLFGVAGYSRLVSVPVCVVLKFAVLSLKGGSAWTRAAAGLQTLICWTHSAAGFGFRMRFLLVLFFCSVQVQSESTVPPKLPVLWDELRGLRDLVLSLRTEEVGRRQAMRSVESRLRDGELEADEQRRNLEELKKELEEMRRKEEDQRKMEDQRRSEELRRSLEELRRKAEEQSGARAAKSELLELHSRLNSSETSMDELKKKSSALAAELPFLQTRLRATESTVEQLRRKNSDLAVRLCHTETLLEQLRRQISEFPVADSSPVISPDVSETRPNVRLEEMKSNTEALQSRLNSLQEKLNSAADRQQLSSVRDQLSEVTTRLNSSQLQLEDLRRNSADQSDRLVSVENRLKEAERRLDETNTLNTVDSVDVSALTERLSEAERRLDELQEQTAAVSSSSSQDEHLSESLMLQLVTNNSVHSDSVKQLQVRLNSAQHQIHQLQTETTDQTSKLLNLQRKLNTTESHQDEVNTDVLNRLNVGEKQLEDLKIDNTEALNRLRVGEKQLEDLKTGNAAWFVELSSMESRLTDGLNNTADLVSRLTISEKKLEELKTENTEALNRLRVGQKQLEDLKTENTVHSNLVKQLQIRLNSAEHQIHQLQTETTDQTSKLLNLQRKLNTTESQQDEVNTEVLIRLGVGEKQLEDLKTENTDMLIRLRVGEKQLEDLKTENTDQTSKLLNLQRKLNTTESHQDEVNTDVLNRLRVGEKQLEDLKTENTDVLIRLRVGEKQLEDLKTENTGREAELTAVVLRLNVTEQQVDQLRTQNSVRAAELVSVSDRLTAAERNTEELQVRLRADEAEANEDNLKVAFSAGLTDSGSVGPFDEERTLIFSKTITNIGQAYNQTADDRLSPPHLEGVFTAPVRGVYFFSFTAADYLKGYMGLYLYWNDQPIMFNLELNDHGGYASTSNAVALQLEEGDRVRLSLPASYRLYDDNRNFSLFSGFLLFQL